The nucleotide sequence AGAGCCGGAGATGCGCCCGACCTCTTCATCATTGCCCAGTGATGGCAGGATCGCGTTTACGAAGTTCAGCGCGCTTTCCGCGGCAAAGAAGCCCACGTAGAATATGATCAGCATCAAGATGAGCGCAGATCCGTCGGGTTTTAGCCCCCACAGCATGAATGTCGCGATCACATAAACAATCGAGAAGAACGCAATCCACGGCATCTTGCGGCCCGAGTTATCCGCAAATGCTCCCAAAAACGGTGCACTGAACGCGATCAGAAGACCGGCAACGGTTTGCCCGGCAGACCAAACAGATTGCGCGCGCGCATCTGCGGCGGCATCGGTCATCCCGGTGCCGAGGAAATACTCTGTCGCCACGACGGCGAAGTAAGGTCCGAAAATGAAAGTCAGGCCAAGTGTGTAGAAGGGTTGCGATGCCCAATCAAAGGCCATCCATCCCCAGATGCGTTTCTTAGCGACTGCCATATACTTGTTCCTGCTCTTCCCTTACAGGGATAAGACACAGATATAGTTGCAGCTGGCAAGAAATCTTTCTTAGGCCGTGCCGTCATCCTCTGGCGGCCATGGGCGGGTATTGTCGGCATCAATCCATGCCTGCACCCATGCAGGCTTGTCCGGTGAAGGTTGATCCATACCAACCGCCGCAAAGACGCGCCCCGGATCGACAATGCCATTTCTATCCGTCACAGCCGAGCGATAGAGGGCCTGTACCGCACATTCTTCACCGATCCAGATTGTCTGTTCGAGGTAGAAGAACCGGTGGCTCCAACCCACAGCTTTGCTGACAGTGCGGAACTTGACGAAAGGCCTGATCCGCTTGCGATACCGAACCGAAGACCCCGCAATGGTCAATCCCCAACCGTTTTCGCGCAACGCCCGCAGCAGACCGACCCGTTGGGCAAGCCCGGTGCGCCCCAGATCAAGGATTGTCAGGATGCGCCCGTTATTCATCTCGAAGAAATAGTCGATGTCCTGCGGCCAGCACCGATGATGCGACACATGCGTGCCCAATACGTGAAGCGGCGGCATGCGACGGGCTTTCACAACTTCTTTAACCAAACGTACCATAGGATACATGGGCGATGTCCTTTTGCTTTGATGAAAGTGATGAGCTTGGTTGACGTAAACGTCAACTTTGACCTCGCGGCAACCTTGGACTTGTCGGCGTGCGCATGAGCGCTTAGGTCTTGGCAAACAAAACGAAGGGCATTCTTTCTATGCTAACAATTATCCAAGCCATCCTTTTGGTTCTCGGTGTGCTCCGTTTCTTCGTGATCGCGCACTTCATCATGAGTTGGCTGATCCGGTTTGAGGTGCTCAACATCCGGCAAGAGTTTGTCGGGCAGGTCTGGTACGGGCTGGAACGCATCCTTGATCCGATCTACAGCCGTATCCGGCGTTACATGCCGGATTTAGGCGGCATTGACCTGACACCTATCGTTGTTCTGGTAGGGATCGAGATTTTGCGGATCTTCCTTTACAACAACATGATGGCCTTCGCGTAGACGGGAACTTGCCCATCGCGGGGTGAATTCCATCCAAATGGTTGCGTCGCGCCCGAAATTGCTGAAAGCTAGCGCCAAATTGGGAAACGCGGCGGGCGCCAATCCCGCCGTAGAATGGGAATAGGCGATATGAGCTTTCTAAACATCAGCAAAAAGGGCATCGCCATCGCGCTGTCAGCACAACTGGTTCTGGCCACACAAGCAGTGACAATGGCGCAGGCCGAGATGCTTGGCACCGATCAGGCGATCAACAAATACACCGCCTTGGCAAACCGCAATGCGCTGATGGATGAAATCCAGCGTGATGATGTGCAGGCCGAAATCGTAGCACTCGGGATTGATCCGGCCGAGGCCGAGGCGCGTTTGGCGGCTTTGTCCGATGCCGAGATAGCAACGATGCTGACGCAGATGGAAAACGACAGCGCGGGTGCAGACATCGTCGGTACGATTTTTACGATCTTCGTGATCCTGCTGGTCACAGACCTGCTCTGCTTTACGCGGTTCTTTAACTTTACACGGTGCGTGCGCTAGGGCCGTTTCTGCGACGGTTTGCCTGCCTGCTGGCTCTGTGCTGGCTGGCAGCATGTGCACAACAGTTTGACCCAGACCAACAGTTGACCTTCGAGGCACCCACACGGGCCAGCGTGCCCGGCGTGCCACTGATCCAGCAAGAGGCCTTCTATTGCGGCCCGACGTCCATCGCCATGGTGATGCAATGGGCTGGGTCCGATATCACACAAGAGGATGTCGCAGCACTGGCTTTCAGCCCCGGCGCAGGTGGCACCTATCTGGCGGACATGATTGGCAGCAGCCGCAGACTTGGGCAGCTTGCCGTTGAGATCAACGACTTTGATCAGTTGTTGTCCGAAGTTACAGCAGGGCATCCCGTTATCGTTTTTCAGAACCTTGGCCTCGGGGTTCTGCCGGTTTGGCACTACGGCGTCGTGACCGGCTATGATTTTGAGAAAGACGAGATTTATCTCAACTCTGGCCAGTTGGATCAAATGGTGATGGCCTTCGCCGTCTTTGAACGCACATGGCGGCGGGGTGACTATTGGGGGCTGGTCGTTCTGCCACCTGATCAGTTACCGGTCAGTACGTCCGAAACAGTTATATTGTCTGCCGCAGCCGCATTGGAACGGGTTCAGCAATATCAAGCGGCGGCAACTCTGTATGAAACGGGTGCCGCGCGGTGGCCTGAGAACTGGCTCTGGCAGTTTGGTCTGGGCAATGCGCGCTATGCCATGGGCGACCTGCGCGGCGCGCGAAGTGCGCTTCGAAGGGCCCGGTCGCTTGATCCAACTATTCCAGAGGTGCGCGTCAATCTGACCTTTGTGGAAAGCGAAATAGCGGGCTAGGTGCCACCCAACCGAAACGTCTGTCACCCATCGGAAATTCGGCATGGCGCAAATGCATCGCTGGCGGTCGCCCACGGCCTTTCGGCAAATCGGCGCAAGTGCTGTATTATCAGCAACGCACCCCGGAGAATCCCTATGTCAGACCGCATTACCTTTACGCTTGATGGTCAGTCTGTGACCGCCGCCCCCGGTGAGACGATTTGGGAAGTCGCCAATGGACGCGGCCTTGTGATCCCGCATCTGTGCCACAAGCCTGCACCCGGCTATCGTTCCGATGGTAATTGCCGCGCATGTATGGTTGCGATTGAGGGCGAGCGCACATTGGCTGCCAGCTGCATCCGGGAACCCTCCGAAGGTATGATCGTGACCACCGACCAGCCCCGCGAAAAGCAAGCGCGCAAGATGGTGATGGAACTGTTGGTCGCGGACCAGCCAGCGCAAGAAGTTGCCCATGACAAATCCTCGCATTTGTGGGACATGGCAGTGACGCAAGACGTGAGCGAAAGCCGCTTTCCGCAGAAAGAACCCGATCATATCCCGCTGCTCGACGACAGCCACGTCGCGATGTCCGTCAACCTTGATGCCTGTATTCAATGCGGCCTTTGCGTACGTGCTTGCCGTGAAGTGCAGGTGAACGACGTTATTGGCATGGCTAAGCCGTGGTGGCACGGCCTATCCGGTGTTCGACATGGACGATCCTATGGGCGCATCTTCTTGCGTGGCTTGTGGTGAATGTGTGCAGGCGTGTCCGACGGGGGCTTTGCTGCCCGCGACAGTCACCGACGAAAACCAGATGGGTGACAGCAAGGACTACGACAAAGAGGTCGAAAGCGTCTGCCCGTTCTGCGGCGTCGGCTGTCAGGTGTCGCTCAAGATCAAGGACAATAAGGTCAAATTTGTCGAAGGGATCAACGGCCCCGCAAACGAGGGGCGGCTTTGTGTGAAAGGACGCTTTGGCTTTGACTACATTCACCATGATCACCGGCTAACCAAGCCACTGATCCGGCGCGATG is from Yoonia sp. GPGPB17 and encodes:
- a CDS encoding YggT family protein, which produces MLTIIQAILLVLGVLRFFVIAHFIMSWLIRFEVLNIRQEFVGQVWYGLERILDPIYSRIRRYMPDLGGIDLTPIVVLVGIEILRIFLYNNMMAFA
- a CDS encoding PA2778 family cysteine peptidase, with product MTFEAPTRASVPGVPLIQQEAFYCGPTSIAMVMQWAGSDITQEDVAALAFSPGAGGTYLADMIGSSRRLGQLAVEINDFDQLLSEVTAGHPVIVFQNLGLGVLPVWHYGVVTGYDFEKDEIYLNSGQLDQMVMAFAVFERTWRRGDYWGLVVLPPDQLPVSTSETVILSAAAALERVQQYQAAATLYETGAARWPENWLWQFGLGNARYAMGDLRGARSALRRARSLDPTIPEVRVNLTFVESEIAG
- a CDS encoding acyl-CoA thioesterase, with translation MYPMVRLVKEVVKARRMPPLHVLGTHVSHHRCWPQDIDYFFEMNNGRILTILDLGRTGLAQRVGLLRALRENGWGLTIAGSSVRYRKRIRPFVKFRTVSKAVGWSHRFFYLEQTIWIGEECAVQALYRSAVTDRNGIVDPGRVFAAVGMDQPSPDKPAWVQAWIDADNTRPWPPEDDGTA
- a CDS encoding PA2779 family protein, whose product is MSFLNISKKGIAIALSAQLVLATQAVTMAQAEMLGTDQAINKYTALANRNALMDEIQRDDVQAEIVALGIDPAEAEARLAALSDAEIATMLTQMENDSAGADIVGTIFTIFVILLVTDLLCFTRFFNFTRCVR